In Sporocytophaga myxococcoides DSM 11118, one DNA window encodes the following:
- a CDS encoding helix-turn-helix domain-containing protein, giving the protein MNILVTGCYSFCILNLLIFTLILWGNKHNTRSNIVFGFYFVLFGIAMTFNLAVYIGALNLRYYYLCSFPAFMVGPSVYFFSRLHTGWTHIVKRSIILHFILAILLALGMSIGTFMTSSMASGSSYWFSGYGMPDTFRTIIVLHGCVYHYYSWSYIRKFLKNSHQIMESEKAKIIWIYDFLTTMLIFCSLFMILHTIRYLVVGSSPVGSSVISPITLLISYLLILKKCIGFNPVFANNAIVDVYQEATSVSTKKKQNYTFEEINTIEGKLFQVIDKEKVYRNQELNLSLLSESVGINPKELSHFINQQYNVNFSDFINKYRVEESMRIMQEPSAQNLKLEAIAEMAGFSSRASFFSTFKKVTGHTPASFRKGLE; this is encoded by the coding sequence ATGAATATTTTAGTTACAGGTTGCTATTCATTCTGTATCCTGAATTTATTGATTTTCACTCTTATCCTTTGGGGGAATAAGCATAATACCAGGAGCAATATTGTATTCGGATTCTATTTTGTTCTGTTCGGAATCGCAATGACCTTTAATCTTGCTGTTTATATTGGTGCTTTGAATCTGAGATACTATTATCTGTGCTCATTTCCTGCCTTTATGGTAGGACCTTCAGTTTATTTTTTTAGCCGCTTGCACACTGGATGGACTCACATCGTAAAACGTTCTATCATTCTTCATTTTATACTTGCAATTCTATTGGCCTTAGGAATGAGTATAGGTACATTCATGACTTCAAGCATGGCTTCGGGCTCAAGTTATTGGTTTTCAGGTTATGGAATGCCAGATACGTTCCGAACCATTATTGTGCTGCATGGCTGCGTATATCATTATTATAGTTGGTCTTATATCAGGAAGTTTTTAAAGAACAGCCATCAAATCATGGAATCTGAAAAAGCGAAAATTATATGGATTTATGATTTTCTCACTACTATGTTGATTTTCTGTAGCTTATTTATGATTCTTCATACTATCAGATATTTAGTGGTGGGCTCTTCTCCAGTAGGAAGTTCTGTTATATCGCCCATAACTCTATTAATAAGTTATCTCCTTATCCTGAAGAAATGTATTGGTTTTAATCCAGTATTTGCCAATAATGCTATTGTTGATGTATATCAGGAGGCAACTTCTGTAAGCACTAAGAAAAAACAAAATTATACCTTCGAGGAGATCAATACAATAGAAGGAAAACTGTTTCAAGTCATTGACAAAGAAAAAGTTTACAGGAATCAGGAACTTAATCTCAGCCTTCTTTCAGAGTCTGTAGGGATTAATCCAAAAGAGTTATCTCATTTCATTAATCAGCAATACAATGTTAACTTTAGTGATTTTATCAATAAGTATAGGGTGGAGGAATCCATGAGAATCATGCAAGAACCTTCTGCCCAGAACTTAAAACTGGAAGCCATAGCTGAAATGGCTGGATTTAGTTCCAGGGCTTCTTTCTTTTCTACATTTAAAAAGGTAACAGGACATACTCCAGCGTCTTTTCGAAAAGGTTTAGAGTAA
- a CDS encoding porin family protein → MKNYLRKLTFVIFLLSVSKLASAQISFGPRLGLNFPTVAGVNNNAGFKTGFHIGGYARINFTEAISFQPELLYSTKGCTYVNGGGGLSLGYLDIPLLFNFGKKFHFQAGAQPSILLSANSKFGSGAPKTDVKSSLNGFDIAPVLGFGFHFQNGFNFGLRFSYGVSDIFKDNPGDAQHNFNTQLTFGYSFGGK, encoded by the coding sequence ATGAAAAACTATTTACGCAAATTAACCTTTGTAATTTTTTTACTGAGTGTTTCTAAACTTGCTTCAGCACAAATCAGTTTTGGTCCGCGACTAGGCCTTAACTTTCCTACTGTTGCAGGAGTAAACAACAATGCAGGTTTTAAAACAGGTTTCCATATTGGTGGATATGCAAGAATCAATTTTACAGAAGCTATCTCTTTCCAACCTGAGTTGTTGTACTCTACTAAAGGATGTACATATGTCAACGGTGGCGGTGGATTGTCCCTGGGCTATCTTGACATTCCTTTGCTTTTTAACTTCGGTAAAAAATTCCATTTCCAGGCAGGAGCTCAGCCGTCTATACTATTATCTGCTAATAGTAAATTCGGCAGTGGTGCACCTAAAACTGATGTAAAGAGCAGCTTGAACGGCTTTGATATAGCCCCCGTATTAGGTTTTGGCTTTCACTTTCAGAATGGATTTAACTTTGGCTTAAGATTTTCTTACGGTGTTTCGGATATTTTCAAGGACAATCCCGGAGATGCTCAGCATAACTTTAATACACAACTTACTTTCGGTTATTCATTCGGAGGAAAGTAA